TGAGCACGATTTGTATGGTAAATTGTTTTCCAACCcctcattttcaggctgtaggtgtccttacatctaaaatgagtctcttttagacagtatatagatgggtcttgctttttgtTATTCAATCAATTACCCTgcgtctttttttaaataataaatttatttattttattttttttaagtctattaagtttatttaagtccttaagtttatttaaataacctCCAGTGAGAGCTGAGCAGGCCAATTACTACCCCTTCCTCATAATACCCATTAACCAAGACAGAGTACGCATACCCTGCAGCCAGCCTGCCAGCCACTCTTGTGAGGGACAAGGTGCCTCTCAGTGTGggcggccccggccccgtccCCGGCCCGCAGCTGGGGGAGCGTCTACTGTTGAGCGAGGGTTTTTGATGGTCTCATCCACTGACACGATAAGGCAGGCGGCCTCAGAGGCTGCAGTCAGGGCATTGATGCGCACCATGGCTGGCTCCCACACAAACGCCTCAAAGTTGTCAGCAATGTCCTCATTGTTGACGTCCACTCCATACCACATGCCCCCCTGGGCATGCCGAGCCCGCAGCTTGTTGAGGATGTTTGTGGCATCAAAGCCAGCATTGTCACACAGCTGACGTGGGATAATTTCCAAGGCCTTGGCATATGCCCCGATCAACAGCTGCTGTTTTCCTGGAATGGTCCTTGAGTAATCCCGCAGATACTTGGAAAGCTCCATCTCAATGGCCCCGCCACCAGCTACCACTGAATCATTCTTGATGGCCCTCCTGACGATCATGATGGCGTCATGCAGAGACCGCTCTGTCTCCTCCATAAACTGCTCAGCACCACCACGAAGGATGATAGTGCAGGTCTTGGCCTTGGGGCAGCCAGTGAAGAAATTGTACCTCTCGCCTCCAATCTGCGTCTCTTCAAAGACCTGGCAGCGGCCTAGCACATCAGCTGACAGAGCATTCACACTGGTTTGGATGGAGCCTCCGCAGGCCATCATTGTCCTCTTCAGATCCTCCTCCAGCACCCGGCCAGCACAGAACATGTCCCTGTCGGCAAAGTACTGGGTGGCCACATCCCCAATGGGGAGTTTGGACAAGACGACTTTGGCTCCAGAATGATGGATCCTCTCTAACTTGTCATAGAGAATGTTCCACTCAGCATCAACAATTGCCTGATAATCCTCCACCGTGTGGACTCTGATTTCAGCATTATCTTTCTCAGCTTTCAGCTCAAGCTCAACATTTAAAAGGGCAATCATTGGATTGTTGTACTTTTTGGGTTGCATTTCAAACCCAGCATAAGAGAAAGTCTTCTTGAATGCAACGCCAGCTACCAGCTGGGACTCCTCTAGAGCACCACCTTGCACCTTCTTGATTCCAATCATTTTAAGCTGCAACAACTCATCGAGCATTATCACTGCATCCACCACCATCTTAGCGAAGAAGGCTTTCTGCTGGGAAATCAGCTTAGAGCTCAGGGCGGTCATGGCACACTTCTCCAGCAGCTTCCTCTGTTCCACTTTATCTTCCTTCTTCACGGTCACAGCGATCTCTTTGATCTTGTTAACTGCCAACTGGGTGGCAGTGCGGAAAGCTCGGATGATGATCTGTGGGTGCAAACCTTCTTCCACATAGGGTTTCACCTGCTTCAGAAACTCTGCAGCCAGCAGGGTCACTGAGGTGGTACCATCACCGACCTCAGCGTCTTGGGATTTAGCAATGTCCACTAGAGTCTTTGCTGCTGGATGGACAACATCAAGGAGTTTCAGAATTGTGGCCCCATCATTAGAAATTGTTGCTTTGCCTCGGCCATCTACAATCAGCTTGTCCATGCCACGAGGG
This Canis lupus familiaris isolate Mischka breed German Shepherd chromosome 8, alternate assembly UU_Cfam_GSD_1.0, whole genome shotgun sequence DNA region includes the following protein-coding sequences:
- the LOC119876513 gene encoding T-complex protein 1 subunit eta-like; translated protein: MMPTPVILLKEGTDSSQGIPQLVSNISACQVIAEAVRTTLGPRGMDKLIVDGRGKATISNDGATILKLLDVVHPAAKTLVDIAKSQDAEVGDGTTSVTLLAAEFLKQVKPYVEEGLHPQIIIRAFRTATQLAVNKIKEIAVTVKKEDKVEQRKLLEKCAMTALSSKLISQQKAFFAKMVVDAVIMLDELLQLKMIGIKKVQGGALEESQLVAGVAFKKTFSYAGFEMQPKKYNNPMIALLNVELELKAEKDNAEIRVHTVEDYQAIVDAEWNILYDKLERIHHSGAKVVLSKLPIGDVATQYFADRDMFCAGRVLEEDLKRTMMACGGSIQTSVNALSADVLGRCQVFEETQIGGERYNFFTGCPKAKTCTIILRGGAEQFMEETERSLHDAIMIVRRAIKNDSVVAGGGAIEMELSKYLRDYSRTIPGKQQLLIGAYAKALEIIPRQLCDNAGFDATNILNKLRARHAQGGMWYGVDVNNEDIADNFEAFVWEPAMVRINALTAASEAACLIVSVDETIKNPRSTVDAPPAAGRGRGRGRPH